The following are encoded together in the Pieris napi chromosome 17, ilPieNapi1.2, whole genome shotgun sequence genome:
- the LOC125057664 gene encoding MOB kinase activator-like 2 isoform X2, protein MDGYLNILFTWLSTLLNKFYLTKGRRKEREGEGDPKLYLQEALLERQLPELDLRQLVELPRGLDLNEWLASHTLPLFEHVNLLYGTVSEFCTAAGCGDMAGPGGRVYAWYDERGKKTRLAAPQYVDCVMTFVQRTIHDEAVFPTKYANEFPPGFDAVLRRVLRLLYHVLAHLYAAHFRHLALLRLHKHLHLTFAHLTALDRRYALLDHKETEVLRDLEVALRLTEPDEASPRRRSPVVTQPLASA, encoded by the exons GAAGGGGAGGCGTAAAGAGCGCGAGGGCGAAGGCGACCCGAAGCTGTACCTGCAGGAGGCGCTGCTCGAGCGTCAGCTGCCCGAGCTGGACCTGAGGCAGCTCGTGGAGCTGCCCCGCGGCCTCGACCTCAACGAGTGGCTGGCCTCGCACACGCTGCCGCTGTTCGAGCACGTCAACCTGCTGTACGGCACCGTGTCGGAGTTCTGCACGGCGGCCGGCTGCGGCGACATGGCCGGGCCGGGCGGCCGCGTCTACGCCTGGTACGACGAGCGCGGCAAGAAGACGCGGCTGGCGGCGCCGCAGTACGTCGACTGCGTGATGACGTTCGTGCAGCGGACCATCCACGACGAAGCCGTGTTCCCCACCAAGTACGCCAACGAGTTCCCGCCCGGCTTCGACGCGGTTCTGCGGCGCGTGCTGCGCCTGCTGTACCACGTGCTGGCGCACCTCTACGCCGCGCACTTCCGCCACCTGGCGCTGTTGCGCCTGCACAAGCACCTGCACCTGACCTTCGCGCACCTCACCGCGCTCGACCGCCGCTACGCGCTGCTCGACCACAAGGAGACCGAG GTGCTGCGCGACCTGGAAGTGGCCCTGCGCCTGACGGAGCCCGACGAGGCTTCGCCGAGGCGCCGTTCGCCGGTCGTCACGCAGCCCTTGGCCTCGGCGTGA
- the LOC125057664 gene encoding MOB kinase activator-like 2 isoform X3: protein MGKGRRKEREGEGDPKLYLQEALLERQLPELDLRQLVELPRGLDLNEWLASHTLPLFEHVNLLYGTVSEFCTAAGCGDMAGPGGRVYAWYDERGKKTRLAAPQYVDCVMTFVQRTIHDEAVFPTKYANEFPPGFDAVLRRVLRLLYHVLAHLYAAHFRHLALLRLHKHLHLTFAHLTALDRRYALLDHKETEVLRDLEVALRLTEPDEASPRRRSPVVTQPLASA, encoded by the exons GAAGGGGAGGCGTAAAGAGCGCGAGGGCGAAGGCGACCCGAAGCTGTACCTGCAGGAGGCGCTGCTCGAGCGTCAGCTGCCCGAGCTGGACCTGAGGCAGCTCGTGGAGCTGCCCCGCGGCCTCGACCTCAACGAGTGGCTGGCCTCGCACACGCTGCCGCTGTTCGAGCACGTCAACCTGCTGTACGGCACCGTGTCGGAGTTCTGCACGGCGGCCGGCTGCGGCGACATGGCCGGGCCGGGCGGCCGCGTCTACGCCTGGTACGACGAGCGCGGCAAGAAGACGCGGCTGGCGGCGCCGCAGTACGTCGACTGCGTGATGACGTTCGTGCAGCGGACCATCCACGACGAAGCCGTGTTCCCCACCAAGTACGCCAACGAGTTCCCGCCCGGCTTCGACGCGGTTCTGCGGCGCGTGCTGCGCCTGCTGTACCACGTGCTGGCGCACCTCTACGCCGCGCACTTCCGCCACCTGGCGCTGTTGCGCCTGCACAAGCACCTGCACCTGACCTTCGCGCACCTCACCGCGCTCGACCGCCGCTACGCGCTGCTCGACCACAAGGAGACCGAG GTGCTGCGCGACCTGGAAGTGGCCCTGCGCCTGACGGAGCCCGACGAGGCTTCGCCGAGGCGCCGTTCGCCGGTCGTCACGCAGCCCTTGGCCTCGGCGTGA
- the LOC125057663 gene encoding tyrosine-protein phosphatase 10D-like gives MVYSQEPGDCVKLKEKVSCEIRVLPSMMWKRSIVQVMSVWPDNRGCTPLIVVLPFVFLLLLTAVGVSSAADLVIEIPGWGGVDGEEAHYRLDYRPPHGSPAPNFTVPARASTINFQGLPGTKYHFMLYYSNATFADLLTWNQTIITAPEPPRNLTVTLGRNKQAAISWAPPLHGDFTAFRLRVVALAGETGARNLSVQVDAPDNGTWSHVLRDLSPGATYQLHAFTLLHDKESAAYASFNFTTKPNTPGKFIVWFRNETTLLVLWQPPYPPGAYTHYKVSIEPRDARDSELYVEKEGEPPGPAQAAFKGLVPGRAYNISVQTVSDAQLSPPTTAQYRTVPLRPRNLTLAPPPAALTETSFTVAWLPPADRSEFQKYQIAVSAGGGGGGAGARRLPAVVRSRDEPTLCSFDGLEPGKHYAVAVKTMSGKVTSWPAATELTLKPLPVRDLGWRRSEEPESDRGGEARGGGVLLWWTPAPESTQDEYKISWAEAGEDSNWSTTNVANATLASLLPGRNYSVSVVAVSRGVASNETSVAVATRPMAPVLRTVLPSRSSLRLEWSSDVDSRQDEYELRYRRVDSAEPPRTLRSAEPGATLEGLEPGAVYELELAALSRGLRGEPLLTERATRPLPPEWLAVERATSNSVVARWRGPLGGELGAFSLRYRAGAAPWRRLPPLPADATHAEIANMTHGERYSIALDTLSRSPAHGDPVEGGEPRLAQHTVRPNPVSNVAQLADTRNMTLEWPRPEGRVDAYRVRWWPAEDEGGAAPEGGEGGGERNVSAGEGRSARVLLAGLRPGRGYSVAIEALSYELASDVFAMHTRTRPLVQSEMTIVTQGGEDAESEAAPAFLVLYTRTPETAARFDSYRIRLEAGGEEPREAVRAADATPQQVRFDGLTPGRLYNITMWTLSRNVSSHPVQRQARLFPLPVTQLNATSVGAREITLAWDRPAGDWTAFEVQYLAAADRLESAGATRPGVTLGSLAPHTLYTFTVEVLSGTPATILTRSRALSASFRTLAAPPAAPAAFHPTDAKPTELTFAWRLPPRDAHGDLLAFHLAYWPLGAPDLAREIAFPPDAEEGAVRGLRAGGTYEFELRGETSAGRGAAARWRQHMAIAAPPRPRAQALPTAVRRTSSTLVVRFRADYFSPANGNVTAYTLVLGEEPRNDTPARLPSWRDVQRLPVWPPYQVTEPYYPFHSSAVEEFTVGSERCEGGGRAYCNGPLKPNTKYFVKLRAFTAPDKFTDTAYAPVYTEADNTAWIAGGASAALVALGAAAAALAVRRRRLRRAAPRPRAPAPASRPVRVADFVEHYRLMSADSDFRFSEEFEELKSVGREQPCTAADLPVNRPKNRFTNILPYDHSRYKLQPVDDEEGSDYINANYVPGDSSPREFIVTQGPLHCTRDDFWRMCWESGSRAIVMLTRCVEKGREKCDRYWPYDTRPVYYGDIAVTALNESRYPDWTVTELGVCRGAEQRVLVHFHFTTWPDFGVPEPPTTLARFVRAFRERCPPDGRPVVVHCSAGVGRSGTFITLDRALQQLARHADTLDVFGMVHAMRRERVWMVQTEQQYICIHQCVVAALEGRDLAPPPPNNHHLNAAFEDDEGIAESGM, from the exons ATGGTTTATTCACAAGAACCTGGAGACTGTGTCAAACTAAAAGAGAAAGTATCGTGTGAAATCAGAGTGTTGCCTTCAATGATGTGGAAGAGGTCGATTGTGCAAGTTATGTCTGTGTGGCCTGACAATCGTGGGTGCACTCCCTTAATTGTAGTCCTGCCGTTTGtcttccttttattatta ACGGCAGTAGGTGTAAGTTCTGCTGCAGACCTGGTGATAGAAATTCCAGGATGGGGTGGGGTAGACGGAGAGGAGGCACATTACCGACTCGACTATCGGCCGCCTCATGGTTCGCCTGCCCCTAATTTTACAGTACCAGCCCGGGCTTCGACAATAAATTTTCAGGGTTTACCAGGCACAAAATACCACTTCATGCTCTATTATTCAAATGCTACTTTTGCAGACCTTCTCACATGGAATCAAACTATAATTACAG CGCCTGAGCCACCTCGTAACTTGACGGTGACTCTGGGGCGCAACAAACAGGCGGCTATCTCGTGGGCCCCGCCGCTGCACGGCGATTTCACTGCTTTTCGGCTGCGCGTGGTGGCGCTGGCGGGCGAAACAGGCGCGCGCAACCTCAGCGTGCAAGTCGACGCGCCAGACAACGGCACGTGGAGTCACGTGCTACGCGATCTGTCGCCCGGCGCCACCTACCAACTTCACGCCTTCACGCTACTACACGACAAGGAGAGCGCCGCCTACGCCTCCTTCAACTTCACCACCA AACCCAACACGCCGGGCAAGTTCATCGTCTGGTTCCGCAACGAGACGACGCTGCTGGTGCTCTGGCAGCCGCCGTATCCGCCCGGGGCCTACACGCACTACAAGGTGTCCATCGAGCCGCGCGACGCCCGCGACTCGGAGCTTTACGTGGAGAAGGAGGGCGAGCCGCCGGGGCCGGCGCAGGCCGCCTTCAAGGGGCTGGTGCCGGGGCGCGCCTACAACATTTCCGTGCAGACCGTGTCCGACGCGCAGCTCTCGCCGCCCACCACCGCGCAGTACCGCACGGTGCCGCTGCGCCCCAGGAACCTCACGCTCGCGCCGCCTCCCGCCGCGCTCACCGAGACGTCGTTCACCGTGGCCTGGCTGCCGCCCGCCGACAGGAGCGAGTTCCAGAAGTACCAGATCGCGGTGTCGGCGGGCGGAGGCGGCGGCGGCGCCGGGGCGCGGCGACTGCCGGCCGTGGTCCGAAGCCGCGACGAGCCGACGCTCTGCTCCTTCGACGGACTCGAGCCGGGCAAGCACTACGCCGTGGCCGTCAAGACCATGTCCGGCAAGGTCACCTCGTGGCCGGCCGCCACCGAGCTCACTCTCA AGCCGCTGCCGGTCCGCGACCTGGGCTGGCGGCGTTCGGAGGAGCCCGAATCCGACCGAGGGGGAGAAGCCCGAGGCGGCGGAGTGCTGCTGTGGTGGACGCCGGCGCCCGAGAGCACCCAGGACGAGTACAAG ATCTCGTGGGCCGAGGCGGGCGAAGACAGCAACTGGTCGACCACGAACGTGGCCAACGCGACGCTGGCGTCGCTGCTTCCGGGCCGCAACTACAGCGTGAGCGTGGTTGCCGTGTCGCGCGGCGTGGCCTCCAACGAGACCTCAGTGGCGGTCGCCACGCGCCCCATGGCGCCCGTTTTGCGAACCGTTCTGCCCTCGCGCTCCTCGTTACGGCTCGAATGGAGCTCCGACGTGGACTCGCGCCAGGACGAGTACGAGCTGAGATACCGCCGCGTCGACTCCGCCGAGCCTCCGAGGACGCTGCGAAGCGCCGAGCCGGGCGCCACGCTCGAGGGTCTCGAGCCGGGCGCCGTCTACGAGCTCGAGCTGGCGGCGCTCAGCCGCGGCCTCCGTGGAGAGCCGCTGCTCACGGAGCGCGCCACGCGGCCGCTGCCGCCCGAATGGCTGGCGGTGGAGCGCGCCACCTCTAACTCGGTGGTGGCGCGATGGCGAGGCCCCCTCGGCGGAGAGTTGGGCGCCTTCTCGCTGCGCTACCGCGCCGGCGCCGCGCCCTGGCGTCGGCTGCCGCCGCTCCCGGCCGACGCGACGCACGCCGAGATCGCCAACATGACTCACGGCGAGCGCTACTCCATCGCGCTGGACACGCTCAGTCGCAGTCCGGCGCACGGCGACCCCGTCGAGGGCGGGGAGCCCCGCCTGGCCCAGCACACCGTGC GTCCCAACCCCGTGTCCAACGTGGCGCAGCTGGCGGACACGCGCAACATGACGCTGGAGTGGCCTCGGCCCGAGGGCCGCGTGGACGCCTACCGCGTGCGCTGGTGGCCCGCCGAGGACGAGGGCGGCGCGGCGCCGGAGGGCGGCGAGGGCGGCGGCGAGCGCAACGTCAGCGCCGGCGAGGGCCGCAGCGCCCGGGTGCTGCTCGCCGGCCTCCGACCCGGCCGCGGCTACTCGGTGGCCATCGAGGCGCTCTCGTACGAGCTGGCCAGCGACGTGTTCGCGATGCACACGCGCACGCGGCCCCTCGTCCAGTCGGAGATGACGATCGTGACGCAGGGCGGCGAGGACGccgagagcgaggcggcgccCGCCTTCCTGGTGCTGTACACGCGCACGCCCGAGACGGCCGCCCGCTTCGACTCGTACCGCATCCGGCTGGAGGCGGGCGGCGAGGAGCCCCGCGAGGCGGTGCGCGCGGCCGACGCGACCCCGCAGCAGGTGCGCTTCGACGGCCTCACGCCGGGCCGCCTCTACAACATCACCATGTGGACGCTGTCGCGCAACGTCTCCTCGCACCCCGTGCAGCGTCAGGCGCGTCTGT TCCCGCTGCCCGTGACGCAGTTGAACGCGACCTCCGTCGGAGCGCGAGAGATCACGCTGGCGTGGGACAGACCGGCCGGAGACTGGACCGCCTTCGAGGTGCAGTACCTCGCCGCCGCCGACCGCCTCGAGAGCGCCGGCGCGACGCGCCCCGGCGTCACGCTGGGCTCCCTGGCGCCGCACACGCTCTACACTTTCACCGTGGAGGTGCTCTCGGGCACGCCGGCGACCATCCTGACGCGCTCGCGCGCCCTCTCCGCCAGTTTCCGCACGCTGGCCGCGCCGCCGGCCGCGCCCGCCGCGTTCCACCCGACCGACGCGAAGCCGACCGAGCTGACCTTCGCTTGGCGACTCCCGCCGCGCGACGCCCACGGCGACCTGCTGGCCTTCCACCTGGCCTACTGGCCGCTCGGCGCGCCGGACCTGGCCCGCGAGATCGCGTTCCCGCCGGACGCCGAGGAAGGGGCCGTGCGGGGGCTGCGCGCCGGGGGCACCTACGAGTTCGAGCTGCGCGGCGAGACGAGCGCCGGGCGCGGGGCGGCGGCGCGCTGGCGCCAGCACATGGCGATCGCGGCGCCGCCGAGGCCGCGCGCCCAGGCCCTGCCGACCGCCGTGCGGCGCACCTCGTCCACGCTGGTGGTCCGCTTCCGCGCCGACTACTTCTCGCCGGCCAACGGCAACGTGACGGCCTACACGCTGGTGCTCGGCGAGGAGCCGCGCAACGACACGCCGGCGCGTCTGCCGTCCTGGCGGGACGTGCAACGGCTGCCCGTGTGGCCGCCGTACCAGGTCACGGAGCCCTACTATCCGTTCCACTCGAGCGCCGTGGAGGAGTTCACGGTCGGCTCGGAGCGCTGCGAGGGCGGCGGTCGCGCCTACTGCAACGGGCCTCTCAAGCCCAACACCAAGTACTTCGTGAAGCTGCGGGCCTTCACGGCGCCCGACAAGTTCACAGACACCGCCTACGCGCCCGTCTACACCG AGGCCGACAACACGGCGTGGATAGCGGGCGGGGCGTCGGCGGCGCTGGTCGCGCTCGGGGCCGCCGCGGCCGCGTTGGCCGTGCGCCGCCGGCGTCTGCGTCGCGCCGCGCCCCGGCCCCGCGCGCCGGCTCCGGCCTCGCGGCCCGTGCGCGTCGCCGACTTCGTGGAGCACTACCGGCTCATGTCCGCCGACTCCGACTTCCGCTTCAGCGAGGAGTTCGAGGAGCTGAAGAGCGTCGGCCGCGAGCAGCCGTGCACGGCCGCCGACCTGCCCGTCAACCGCCCCAAGAACCGCTTCACCAACATCCTGCCGTACGACCACTCGCGCTACAAGCTGCAGCCCGTGGACGACGAGGAGGGCTCCGACTACATCAACGCCAACTACGTGCCCGGCGACAGCTCGCCGCGCGAGTTCATCGTGACGCAGGGCCCGCTGCACTGCACGCGGGACGACTTCTGGCGCATGTGCTGGGAGTCGGGCTCCCGCGCCATCGTGATGCTCACGCGCTGCGTGGAGAAGGGCCGCGAGAAGTGCGACCGCTACTGGCCCTACGACACGCGGCCCGTCTACTACGGCGACATCGCCGTCACGGCGCTCAACGAGAGCCGCTACCCCGACTGGACGGTCACCGAGCTGGGCGTGTGCCGCGGCGCCGAGCAGCGCGTGCTCGTGCACTTCCACTTCACGACGTGGCCCGACTTCGGCGTGCCGGAGCCGCCGACCACTCTGGCGCGCTTCGTGCGCGCCTTCCGCGAGCGCTGCCCGCCCGACGGCCGGCCCGTGGTCGTGCACTGCAGCGCGGGCGTGGGCCGCTCGGGCACCTTCATCACGCTCGACCGCGCGCTGCAGCAGCTGGCGCGCCACGCCGACACCCTCGACGTCTTCGGCATGGTGCACGCCATGCGGCGCGAGCGCGTGTGGATGGTGCAGACGGAACAGCAGTACATCTGCATCCACCAGTGCGTCGTGGCGGCGCTCGAGGGCCGCGACTTGGCCCCGCCGCCGCCCAACAACCACCACCTCAACGCCGCCTTCGAAG ACGACGAGGGCATCGCCGAGTCGGGCATGTGA